The Rosa chinensis cultivar Old Blush chromosome 7, RchiOBHm-V2, whole genome shotgun sequence DNA segment GAAATTCAACTCCCACCTTTTTCACTTTCCCCATCCTGAATATATCCAGAATTTCAAGCAATGGCAATTTTCCAAAAGGAGGTAAAAGTTGACAAAATTGCCAATTACAGAGATAAACTCTTCTCAAATTGTGTAGAGACTTGATCCAATAGAGAGACTCGGTGGTGCCAATTTGGCAAAACCCAATCCAAAGAGATTCCAAATTTTGATGTGGTTGCAATGCTTTCACTATTTCGTCATCGCCTTTTCTCTGCTCTAGGGATTGCATCTCGAAACGTACTGCCAACTCAGAGAGGTGCTCCTTATTCCCCAACTGTGCTTTCTCAATCTCACTCGCATCATCTTTCCCCCCTAGTCTTTCAATCCGAAGGCTCACCTGAAGCTGGTCCATGATTCCGAGATATCCTAATTTCAAtgcttcatcatcatcaccctcacATACATAAAAGCAGTCTAGTACTTGCAGACTTTTCAAACTCCCAATCCCTTTCGGTAAGTACCTCAGCCCATAACAACCCGTAACATATAGATGCTTCAAGTTAATCAACTTTCCCATTGCCTTGGGTAGTTTTTGTAGATACTGGCACCCTACAAGAACTAGAGTTTGTAGATTGTATAAATCACACACAGCATCCGGTAATTCTTTCAAATTACGATTATCAGACAAATCCATATATCTCAAATGAGTCAATTCACCAATCTCTTTTGGAACTTCATGGAGACTGTTACCACTCAAATTCAATGTCCTAAGGCATTTCATTTGCATAATTGAACTGGGGCTTATGTTTGTAATGCTTGAACCAAGAAGTGTGAGGGTTCGCATACTTTTGCAATTGTCAAATGAAATAGGAAATGAAAGTGGACCTTCCGGTAAACTTGTTAAGGTCAAATGACAAACCTTATTACCCGATGGctccatttttttattattacccTGCACCGCTTCTATAATAATACATTCTTTTTGGGCAAGAAACCGCACAAAGTCATGCACTATATCATGCATCTTGCACGCTATAATATTTCCCTTGCAATCTTTGTCAAAATCTTGAAAGAAAGACCGCATTGATAGACTCTCAAAATAATTTTGGcctattcttctcttttcttttttcccctttGAATTAAGATAATCTTGTGACATCCAAAGGTCAATCAATTTATGTTTTCTTAACTCATAATCTTTGGGAAATGTAGCACAATACAGAAGACATCTTTTGACTGCAGGAGCCAAATCATAATAACTAAGTAACAGAGGTCGGAAAACTTGTTCCTCAACTTCTTCTATTTCCCATATCTTACTGTTCAGAACCTGCTGCCATTCCTCTCTTGTTTTCTTATGCCACACTAGACTGCCTAAAGTCTTTGCGACAAGAGGCAAACCTTTACACTTTTTCACAATTTCCTCACCAATAGCTCCAAACCCATTAGCCTTATCTTCTTCCCTATCAAAAAATGCGATGCTATTGAACAATGCTAGACAATCCCCATAGCTCAACTTGTCTAAATGGATCATGCTACTGGTTGCTCTCATCATTTCGGCAACCCCTTCTTTTCGCGTGGTAACCAGAATTGTACTCCCTTCTTCACAACTTTGCAGAATTACTGATAATTTCAAACTTTCCCACTTGGTTTTGTCTTCAGTCCACACATCATCTAGGACTAGGAGGAACTTCTTTTTCTCAACATGTGTCTTTATACATGACAGCAGAGTTTCCAACTCATTTGAACTTCTCTGAGTTTCATTTTTATCTAGGCTTTCAATAATCGCTTTCGCAatcttaatttcatcaaaaggGTCTGAGATACAAACccatactttcttttgaaaATGGGCCGTAACCTTTTCATTGTTATAGGCTAGTTGGGTAAGAGTTGTTTTCCCCATCCCTCCCATCCCTACAATAGGGATGACAAGGAACCTCCCCCCATCCTGGTTACTCTCTCTCAACAACTTGCTCAACAGaaactctttttcttcttctcggcCAAATATCGTAGATATATCGACCAAAGATGAAGTTTTCTGCCGTTGAATAAGCTGCTCATCTGTGCCACGTATTGTGGATAGATGAAAGTCatacttttctttttcagcaGCAATCACAGTTAGTTTCTCATTCAGTTTCTTTATGCTTCTAGCAATGTTATGATGATGAATTGCCTTATTGACTtgaccaaaacaaaagcaattggCGGGAGTGGGGAAACGTACCTTCTTCTTGGTAACAAAAGCATTTTCACCTTCCTCCACTTGTTGTTTCAGAATTTCAGTATTCCACTCGTCTAGGACGTCGTCCATCTCGTACGATACATCTTTGAGGTTCTGCAACCAGTCTCTCACCCTGGCCTCCGTCACTTGTTTCTTCTCTGCATCCTCCAGCACAGCTTGGATGGCCTTGAGATTGCTGCTGAAACTATGAACATCTTCCTTAGCATTCAAAACGAGCGTCACCGCTTGTCTTGTGTGTTCAAAAACTACTGAAGCCAGTTGCTCTAGAAGCACGGAGATGAGTGCTTCAGCCATTTTGACGTCAGGAATTGGTTATTTTTGGAAGGGGAAAAAAGATCTATGAATCAAGTAAGAGATACTGGATGGCTGCGATATCAGCCGTCTTCTGTGCGTCgagtttatatatatagtagTAGTAGTGTCATGGGCAACTCCTGAGCCTTGATCTATCTGTTATAACTTTACTAATTAACTTAACCTATGTAAAACAAAACGAGAGAAGATTATTAATGGAATTGGAGCATTGGATTCTCTGAGACACATCGAACGATGCAGCCAGCACCACCACACCGCCATCAGTTGTGTAATGACATATATCTCGTTGTCTCGCATTGTGATTTGTACATAATGGCTTTTAGAATCTTGAGGAAGAATAGTGCTGACATTTCCACGTGCATCGACTCGGGAAGTACCGAGTAATGAGGATACCGAAGCTGTAGTGACATTTTCCACGTGCATCGACTCGGGAAGCACACAATAATGAGGATACCCAAGCTGTACTGACATTTTCCACGTGCATCGACTCATTTTCCACGTGCATCGACTCGGGAAGCACACATCACTTGGGATAATGCAAGGGCCTCATGTATAAACCCTCCTCTATTAATATGTCCTGTAAGGGGTTGTTCTTGTATTAAAGGCTGGGTCTGTATATAGTCCATAGTCAATTACCATAGACAAGTAAGAACAGACAAAATAGAGTGGATCCAACCACTTGATTTAGTCAGATTTAGGGAGGGCTGCCGCTTGATTCGGTAATTACTAAATTTATCAAATATCAACTGATATTTTAAATGTggtaaatcaaattttttttttaaatgggatTTGAAACCCAGTCAAGCTAGGAGGTTCAGCTCCACGcccatattattatttattatagaCTGACACATCAGGAGGGGACGTAAAACTTGAACCCCTAACGCTCATAGAAGCTTTACAAAAATCCTCATAGAGGACATCATGTAGGTAAGCATGAGCCTCTTCTAAAGAAAGGTCAACAACATAACCTAGACTAGCAAAGTGGGTTAATCTATCCGCCACACTATTTGCTTCTCTAAAAATATGTCGAATTACAATAGTATCAAAAGCACTAATATAATctttgcaatcatcaataattcaACTAACCTCCAAGTTATCCTCCCCTTGATAGTTCAACGCATTAATTAGAATGGCCAAGTCACTTTCAACTTCGATTTCTCTCCATCCTTGGTGTATTGCAAGTAACAAGGCCGCTCTGCAGGCCTCGGCCTCGCACTGGAATGCATAACTAAGAGGGACCAGTGACCTGGACCATGTAGCATGAACTTTGCCAGAAAAATCCCTTACAATAACACCAATTCCACCACGACCCCCATCTCATTGAAAAGACCCATCAATATTTAACTTGAGCCGGCCCCTAGGGGGAAGACCCACTTAGTTTGTTCCCTTCTCCCTTTCACCTTGGCCTCTTGTAAAGGGTGCAGACGTTGGTATTCCAACAACAGCCTAGTTGACCATGCAGATGCATGCATCAGATTGAATGTGGTCCCATTCCAAACACTTTGATTTCTCTCAACCCATATAGTCCAAAGAGCCATGAAAAAAGTGCAAACTTGTTGCATGGGGAGTACATCCACCATGTCCATAATCCATGCACAACTAGAAGGTGTCTGGTAATTACGAGCATGTAAACCCAGTGAGCTATGAAGCCAGAAGCAAGCTACCACTGAACACTCCTTGAATAAATGCAAATCAATTTCCCTCTCACATTTACAAAGCGCACACGCCACCTCTGGAAGCTGGACTATTTTCTTATTCAAAGCTTCTTTGGTGGGAATAATCCCACATACCAGTCGCCAAACGAAAGAGCGAACTTTCGGTTGGACATtaactttccaaattttcttCCATAACGCCTTCATGTCTGCCTGCCCCGTAGAGGAAGAAGCTTGGAGTGTAGGTGAGGACACCGATTTTTTGTTAACCGAAAttgaaaattaccgaaaaagttagtttggttttggtaaatactgaatctaccgattatctaaatattagcttaaTTTATAcactatggttttcaatacacatacatctACATTacgaaataaacataaaatttttcataatagtatgaacattactacattagtacatgtattttaagtaacctagtcaaaaatggttaaataacctagttttattgaaaatgactcaaacttgatgtcatatatacaaaagaaagctataattaggagATGAGTACAAAGTTTACTactataaaattgaagaacctagttttgttcattataattttaattacaaataattagttgttttaaagttggtaataccgaaaaccgaaataccaaaTTTGATTGttatgattaaaaaccgaaaattttggttggtaattggtagttcaattttgaaaccgaaagctttggttttgaagttggtaatacttataaccgattcgaaccgaccgagtgacagccctagtaATTTCAGAAGAGTCGGAACTATCTTTAGCCGCATCCTCTGATGCTGCATTGTTGTGTATATCTTCAGCTTCTTCAAATTCTTTACTATTGTGTATGGTTTTTCCGTCTCTCTAAAAGACTCCTACCCTAGTTATAGAATCGTTTTGACGTTTTTGAATTAATAAAAATTAGTTATAGATAtttaaaaaatagtaaaaagAAGAATGTGCGTGTTTGGGTTGAGTTTTAGAAGCATTTGAGAGTGATTTTATAAAGCATTATTGCCGGCTCACCTGAATTCATAGCAGCCCATGCGCTACGAGAAGCAAATTTGGTGACTCATTTACTTGCTACCCATGCCTTAAGAAATAGTGAGAGCCAAAGCTAGTTTGTATGTTGTAGCTCCTAAAATTGTAAGGGATGCAATTTTGAACGGTTGTGATCATTATTTGAttcaataaaattaattttcaagTTGGAGGTATGTTTCTTAGTATTTAGATAaaagagtaaaacccaccactagggtcaaaactttcttgcaccggacaaaatgatacccaactttcaaaagtgatcaaaatgatacctaaatttttaaaaacaaatcaacttgatacccaattttcaaaagtgatcaaaatgatacctaaagttttaaaaacaaattaatttgatACAtcagtttaattttttgttaaaattgatcacgtgtggtgcagtattttgtggggttataataatattttacacaaaaaactatttttcaattattttttatttcactttgttaattctcttcttgataagagcatatttatgcgatGTTAATAGCATTAATcttcatactttctttgttagtttagtgtattttctagttatttactttgtttatttgttttataggtatcttggagtaaagaagaagaaaagaagtaaaagagggattgaaaagcaaaattgggaaatctgcctgtgcagatcagttaacttcgacagagcactgagaccagctcagaacgatccagaggatgatctttatatttatggaaagctccagatgtctagtttccagatctttttacggctcatcaatatcatttttctagaagaagttatgaccaATTTAGTACAAGaggtcaggctgcgcgtgaatctgaggttgaatgggaatttatgttttgaagcccaaatcacaccaaaaAGCCTGAGGATGAGTTTGTCTGTTTGTGCATCATATTCTGACTTAATGGgcgatgtgaatggttggaataagtcatcaagttcaagagccaatagaaaaactccacctaagcacgtgaaccctaattcttttaggttttggatttcctacacaacaagaaagatgaaggcaacctctaaggatataaaaggagatcaatcttgCAGCaaggctctctctctccctctccccttctttagttaattttgtttattctaTGTTTTGCTAGTTTTTATTAGTTAGGGGGTTgcttgaagcccctagacatgaactacaagattatttgacttttgattttattttctttcaattcaAGATGAGACTTTTGTTTACTACTTTTTCATTGATGAATGCTTTCCTGTATGCTTTGAGTGCACGCTTAGTATACATGTTAGGATTCTAccgctttgattgtttgatgcctgtgtcaatagttggactcctcaaaccttctagagaagcaattgttagttttcactatcaagtaaacaaagtcctaggtttagcaaggcgcTAAGTTtattgcgatgcctagtgatgtctcaaactcttttagaccttaatgatctctgcatgtttaatctaataagcatacctttaggttgcattgcttgggaattgtctaggtgtagagcacttcctgcctagcgtacgaagtaagaaagggtaataggttATGTTCAAGCGTACCGAACCAACCTGAGCATCTTCATCTAGATTAATTAAAGTAGAATTAAATAAATtatcttgtgtgtgattgtcaggggtggatgcatcttccctaactatcttcatcatattgttttcaaaccatCTTAAAAccagtttttgttattttcagctTCTGTAC contains these protein-coding regions:
- the LOC112180194 gene encoding putative disease resistance protein RGA3, with product MAEALISVLLEQLASVVFEHTRQAVTLVLNAKEDVHSFSSNLKAIQAVLEDAEKKQVTEARVRDWLQNLKDVSYEMDDVLDEWNTEILKQQVEEGENAFVTKKKVRFPTPANCFCFGQVNKAIHHHNIARSIKKLNEKLTVIAAEKEKYDFHLSTIRGTDEQLIQRQKTSSLVDISTIFGREEEKEFLLSKLLRESNQDGGRFLVIPIVGMGGMGKTTLTQLAYNNEKVTAHFQKKVWVCISDPFDEIKIAKAIIESLDKNETQRSSNELETLLSCIKTHVEKKKFLLVLDDVWTEDKTKWESLKLSVILQSCEEGSTILVTTRKEGVAEMMRATSSMIHLDKLSYGDCLALFNSIAFFDREEDKANGFGAIGEEIVKKCKGLPLVAKTLGSLVWHKKTREEWQQVLNSKIWEIEEVEEQVFRPLLLSYYDLAPAVKRCLLYCATFPKDYELRKHKLIDLWMSQDYLNSKGKKEKRRIGQNYFESLSMRSFFQDFDKDCKGNIIACKMHDIVHDFVRFLAQKECIIIEAVQGNNKKMEPSGNKVCHLTLTSLPEGPLSFPISFDNCKSMRTLTLLGSSITNISPSSIMQMKCLRTLNLSGNSLHEVPKEIGELTHLRYMDLSDNRNLKELPDAVCDLYNLQTLVLVGCQYLQKLPKAMGKLINLKHLYVTGCYGLRYLPKGIGSLKSLQVLDCFYVCEGDDDEALKLGYLGIMDQLQVSLRIERLGGKDDASEIEKAQLGNKEHLSELAVRFEMQSLEQRKGDDEIVKALQPHQNLESLWIGFCQIGTTESLYWIKSLHNLRRVYLCNWQFCQLLPPFGKLPLLEILDIFRMGKVKKVGVEFLGIEEEEEEQVSGILFPKLKRLSFWDMANWEEWTFLSEITIMPRLSELHIRSCPKLKALPDFLYKIPALSTLKIVACPILGGEYEKGMGKEWHNISHIPNLTIQSE